From a region of the Acinetobacter larvae genome:
- a CDS encoding baseplate hub protein: MNKKIIKVSVMLNDDNFNDSGDNTLTFTGLKTSVSVMFGNGALMPFAQIKIYGLKLENCLKLLRVRWNEMKALMNRVRIDAGEEGGDLVKVFEGNITFAYPDMSNAPNVALVIESQSAVFENMKPVPSTSFEGENDVATMIETICKDMGYQFENNAVTQIIEGQYLADSSIAKIQNIAQAADIDLYIEQNLIAIAPKGGSRNIKVPTISPKAGLIGYPTPDLRGVSFKCLYDPAIRFGGTVSISDSEITVCNGDWRVYGVDIYLDSNTPNGNWFCEVNATFKDSANAVKK, from the coding sequence ATGAATAAGAAAATAATCAAAGTATCGGTGATGCTCAATGACGATAATTTTAATGATTCCGGTGATAACACATTAACTTTTACTGGCTTAAAAACATCTGTATCGGTCATGTTTGGTAACGGTGCACTCATGCCCTTTGCACAAATTAAGATCTATGGCTTAAAGCTAGAAAATTGCTTAAAGCTGCTACGCGTTCGATGGAATGAAATGAAAGCGCTCATGAATCGCGTGCGGATCGATGCGGGCGAAGAGGGTGGAGATCTTGTCAAAGTGTTTGAGGGTAATATCACTTTTGCTTATCCTGACATGAGTAATGCGCCGAATGTTGCCTTAGTTATTGAGTCGCAATCTGCTGTTTTTGAAAATATGAAGCCAGTGCCATCTACATCATTTGAAGGGGAGAATGATGTAGCAACTATGATTGAAACTATCTGTAAAGATATGGGATATCAGTTTGAAAATAATGCTGTAACGCAAATTATTGAAGGTCAATATTTAGCAGATAGTAGTATCGCAAAGATTCAAAACATTGCACAAGCCGCAGATATAGATCTTTATATTGAACAAAATCTAATAGCTATTGCGCCGAAAGGCGGTAGCAGAAATATCAAGGTTCCGACCATTTCTCCGAAAGCAGGTTTAATTGGCTATCCAACACCTGATTTACGTGGAGTTTCATTTAAATGTCTTTATGACCCTGCAATTCGTTTCGGTGGGACAGTCTCTATTAGTGATAGTGAAATTACGGTATGCAATGGTGATTGGCGAGTCTATGGCGTAGATATATATCTAGATTCTAATACACCAAATGGTAATTGGTTTTGCGAAGTCAACGCAACATTCAAGGATAGCGCAAATGCAGTCAAAAAATGA
- a CDS encoding Gp138 family membrane-puncturing spike protein, whose protein sequence is MQSKNENMGLLKPEQAMGGAAQFNAVFRHLTGKMQTIMLVEITSVQGEGVEPVGSVSVRPMVSMLDGADNIIEHGTIHNVPFFRLQGGKNAVVLDPQVGDIGLCAFCSRDISAVKRTKAAAPPASKRQYDWSDGLYIGGFLNDTPVQYIQFAKDHIKVYSPNKIILDAPDVETTGNLAVAGDVTVEKSITAQGIIKSLADVMAKAISLITHKHPGVQNGSSSTGPAQ, encoded by the coding sequence ATGCAGTCAAAAAATGAAAATATGGGTTTGCTGAAGCCCGAGCAGGCTATGGGAGGAGCAGCTCAATTTAATGCTGTATTCCGCCACCTGACAGGAAAGATGCAGACGATTATGCTGGTTGAAATTACCTCTGTACAGGGCGAAGGGGTGGAGCCTGTTGGCTCGGTTAGTGTCAGACCTATGGTGTCTATGCTGGATGGGGCAGATAATATTATTGAACATGGGACAATACATAACGTCCCTTTTTTTCGTCTGCAGGGTGGGAAAAATGCGGTAGTACTTGATCCACAGGTCGGAGACATTGGTCTGTGCGCATTTTGCTCGCGCGATATTTCAGCTGTGAAACGAACCAAAGCAGCAGCACCACCAGCAAGCAAACGCCAATACGATTGGTCGGATGGTTTATACATTGGTGGATTCTTGAATGACACCCCAGTGCAATACATTCAATTTGCAAAGGACCATATTAAGGTCTATTCCCCCAATAAAATCATTCTTGATGCCCCTGATGTTGAAACGACAGGCAATTTAGCGGTTGCTGGTGATGTTACGGTCGAAAAATCTATAACGGCGCAAGGCATTATCAAATCATTAGCTGATGTGATGGCTAAGGCTATCAGCCTTATTACGCATAAACATCCGGGCGTTCAAAATGGCAGTTCAAGCACAGGACCCGCGCAATGA
- a CDS encoding baseplate J/gp47 family protein: MTFPLIEITEKGVIAPTTDAVVAGLWDLFKQAFGDDLNIDMRTPQGQLVTSLAAMIQDERNQMIELLNMTDPRYSKGVWQEGIGNIYFLNRKRETYSTVELSVMGLRGVKVAAGTQFSDSLGYVWKTLNDVTIDESGIAAVKAECTTPGQISAAAHSINTLVKSISGIDRLTNPKAAQLGREEEGRIDFEERRRLSVALNAKNTNAATYGAVADIDGVVSLYVEDNPTDETVHSGITRYPLIRNSILVSVMGGDDYEIANTLLIKAGSGCSFNGNTEVIVKDTENFQIRPPTYKVKILRPTAVPVYFKIVLEDLSELSFHDESNIKDALIDATKSGKTKMNIGLPVIALRYVCRISAVADLVLESLRISRDGINFTDVLEFGVDEFPCTSGEYIEFVQ, encoded by the coding sequence ATGACCTTCCCCCTTATTGAGATTACCGAAAAAGGCGTAATTGCTCCAACTACCGATGCCGTGGTTGCTGGCTTGTGGGACTTATTTAAACAAGCCTTTGGTGATGATCTAAATATTGACATGCGTACACCACAAGGTCAGCTCGTAACATCATTAGCTGCCATGATTCAAGATGAACGTAATCAGATGATTGAATTACTCAATATGACAGATCCACGTTATTCAAAAGGCGTGTGGCAAGAAGGTATTGGCAATATCTATTTTTTGAATCGTAAGCGCGAAACATATTCAACAGTTGAACTGAGTGTGATGGGGCTACGTGGTGTTAAGGTTGCGGCAGGTACTCAGTTTTCCGATAGTCTTGGTTATGTCTGGAAAACTTTGAATGATGTAACGATTGATGAATCAGGAATAGCGGCTGTAAAGGCTGAATGTACAACACCAGGACAGATTTCTGCAGCAGCACATTCAATTAACACATTGGTTAAATCAATTTCTGGTATCGATCGTTTAACAAACCCGAAAGCTGCCCAACTTGGGCGTGAAGAAGAGGGGCGGATTGATTTTGAAGAGCGTCGACGTTTATCAGTAGCACTGAATGCAAAAAACACCAATGCGGCAACTTATGGCGCCGTAGCTGATATCGACGGTGTTGTGAGTTTGTATGTTGAGGATAATCCAACAGATGAAACTGTACATAGTGGTATCACTCGGTACCCATTAATTCGCAATAGTATTTTAGTTTCTGTGATGGGGGGTGACGATTATGAAATAGCTAATACTTTATTGATTAAAGCTGGATCAGGCTGCTCATTTAACGGTAACACAGAGGTAATCGTTAAAGATACTGAGAATTTCCAGATTAGACCGCCAACTTACAAAGTTAAAATTTTGCGTCCTACGGCAGTACCTGTTTATTTCAAGATTGTTTTAGAGGATCTATCAGAACTCTCATTTCATGATGAGTCAAATATAAAAGATGCGTTGATTGATGCCACAAAATCAGGGAAAACAAAGATGAATATAGGGTTACCTGTGATTGCATTACGTTATGTCTGTCGTATTTCTGCTGTAGCTGATTTGGTTCTAGAATCATTACGAATTAGTAGAGATGGTATTAATTTTACTGATGTTTTGGAGTTTGGGGTGGACGAGTTTCCCTGTACTTCAGGAGAATATATCGAGTTCGTGCAATGA
- a CDS encoding DUF2612 domain-containing protein: MSQYANSPVLLKMIEGLNECIDPSKNIDDFYRIVWNVHTAKGFGLDLWGRIVGINRNIGTSSPEAEAFGFKSKKPSFYPFNQRPFSGAGTKFASFKLSDEQYRRLILIKAAANLTLATAPNINKFLKMIFNDRCYFLITGHMTARYVFEFKLSPLERIIVFKLNLLPRPSGVLVEYLESPIGKIFGFSGTGFQPFNQGVFA, from the coding sequence ATGTCACAATATGCAAATAGTCCAGTATTGCTCAAAATGATTGAGGGACTGAATGAATGTATTGATCCATCCAAAAACATTGATGATTTTTACCGAATAGTTTGGAACGTGCATACAGCCAAAGGTTTTGGGTTAGACCTATGGGGACGTATTGTCGGAATAAATCGAAATATTGGTACATCAAGCCCTGAAGCAGAGGCGTTTGGTTTTAAGTCTAAAAAGCCGTCATTTTATCCATTTAATCAACGCCCTTTTAGTGGTGCTGGAACTAAGTTCGCATCCTTCAAGTTGAGTGATGAACAATATCGTCGATTAATTCTAATAAAAGCTGCCGCAAATTTAACTTTGGCAACAGCACCGAACATCAATAAATTTTTGAAGATGATTTTTAATGATCGTTGCTATTTTCTTATAACAGGTCATATGACAGCTCGTTATGTTTTTGAATTTAAGCTAAGTCCATTGGAGCGAATCATCGTTTTTAAACTTAATTTATTACCAAGACCGAGCGGTGTTCTAGTCGAGTATTTAGAAAGTCCTATCGGGAAAATTTTTGGGTTCTCTGGAACGGGTTTTCAGCCATTTAATCAAGGAGTTTTTGCTTAA
- a CDS encoding tail fiber protein, protein MKNPALIAVPFASNGMKNKINIARENGQDPEDATWSQGFPRITMTAIEDGGLPPKGLDFNGVFYELSDNAAFLAKGGRYKFDANFVEQIGGYNKGAILQSDDGMVEFLCLIDGNKSNPNKNPEGWKVYAGGDTKIEDASTSQAGIVKLNNTLTSDSTTEALTAKQGKALKELVEQKLGKNDTIASAKKLETARKITYNGDATGSLLFDGSKDVECQLTLKASGVKAGKYGSASQFPVLTVNDKGQVTGVDLSDIKSASTTESGIVKLGDTLTSDSATEALTAKQGKILNESKLSLEQALYDMKRSYRHIELNMGSIQTTRVDLPKGFNGEITVKVVAATDGFVDIIGSMVMIGGLGYATGRDKYIPKGELKCTHIGLNIENLFYIGPTVLWDSEKQNGYFYIFKRQTGSITQCFYVDLLSSYKITDVVKFTDVTKTVPTIIDKTNFVDGGFGVNQKWVDLKSQRKFNTIYTNTSGAPIFIAVSAKKGSGSLDVESPAMYVDGEMVWQESWLLSKIIIVPPKSIYELRADKNPTANPIIEQWDEFRREV, encoded by the coding sequence ATGAAAAATCCAGCACTAATTGCCGTACCATTTGCATCAAATGGTATGAAAAACAAAATTAATATTGCCCGTGAAAATGGTCAAGATCCAGAGGATGCAACGTGGTCACAGGGTTTCCCTCGTATTACGATGACTGCTATTGAAGATGGTGGTCTACCACCTAAGGGTTTAGATTTTAATGGCGTATTTTATGAGCTTTCAGACAATGCTGCATTTTTAGCAAAAGGTGGTCGTTATAAATTTGATGCTAACTTTGTAGAGCAGATCGGCGGTTATAATAAAGGGGCTATACTTCAGTCGGATGATGGGATGGTTGAGTTTTTATGTCTTATTGATGGCAATAAAAGCAACCCGAATAAAAATCCTGAAGGCTGGAAAGTCTATGCTGGTGGTGACACTAAAATTGAGGATGCATCAACCAGTCAAGCTGGAATTGTAAAGCTAAATAATACGCTGACGAGTGATAGCACGACGGAAGCGTTGACAGCAAAACAAGGTAAAGCTTTAAAAGAATTAGTAGAGCAAAAACTCGGAAAAAATGACACTATAGCCTCAGCTAAAAAGTTGGAAACAGCACGTAAAATCACTTACAACGGTGATGCAACTGGAAGTCTATTATTCGACGGCTCCAAGGATGTTGAGTGCCAATTAACGCTTAAAGCTAGTGGCGTAAAAGCTGGAAAGTATGGTTCTGCATCGCAATTTCCTGTACTCACGGTGAATGATAAAGGACAAGTTACAGGAGTTGATTTGAGTGATATTAAATCTGCTTCTACGACTGAAAGCGGTATTGTAAAGCTGGGTGATACGCTGACGAGTGATAGCGCAACAGAAGCACTAACAGCAAAACAAGGTAAGATTTTAAATGAATCAAAGCTTTCATTAGAGCAAGCCTTATATGATATGAAGCGATCATATCGCCACATTGAGCTTAATATGGGTTCAATTCAGACCACTCGTGTAGATTTACCGAAAGGGTTTAATGGTGAGATCACAGTAAAAGTCGTTGCTGCTACAGATGGGTTTGTAGACATTATTGGCTCAATGGTCATGATTGGTGGTTTGGGTTACGCTACTGGTCGGGACAAATATATCCCCAAAGGCGAGCTTAAATGTACACATATCGGTTTAAATATAGAAAACCTCTTCTATATTGGTCCGACTGTTTTATGGGACTCAGAAAAGCAAAACGGTTACTTTTACATTTTTAAGAGACAGACAGGGAGCATAACACAATGTTTTTATGTAGATTTGCTTTCATCTTATAAAATTACTGATGTCGTGAAATTTACAGACGTTACAAAAACTGTTCCAACTATTATTGATAAAACAAATTTTGTTGATGGCGGTTTTGGTGTGAATCAAAAATGGGTTGATCTGAAGAGCCAGCGTAAATTTAATACCATTTACACCAATACATCTGGCGCACCAATATTTATTGCAGTTTCAGCAAAAAAAGGATCAGGTTCTTTAGATGTTGAATCGCCAGCTATGTATGTGGATGGTGAAATGGTGTGGCAAGAGAGTTGGTTGCTCAGTAAAATTATTATTGTTCCTCCGAAGTCTATTTATGAGCTAAGAGCAGATAAAAATCCAACAGCAAATCCTATAATAGAACAATGGGATGAATTTAGGAGGGAAGTTTAA
- a CDS encoding phage holin family protein — MSENSSVVVDTASAAVTSLSSKTAMVGGSVGFVAWFASLDWIAIVSICVAVIGGVISVCNFFVNLKYQRQKNKREQEIHELTKRKLEEDCDVK; from the coding sequence ATGTCTGAAAACAGTAGTGTTGTCGTCGATACGGCGTCAGCAGCAGTAACTTCTTTGTCCTCAAAAACTGCAATGGTCGGCGGCAGTGTCGGCTTTGTCGCATGGTTTGCATCGTTAGACTGGATCGCCATAGTCAGTATCTGCGTTGCAGTCATCGGTGGTGTAATCAGTGTTTGTAATTTCTTTGTAAATCTCAAATATCAACGTCAGAAAAATAAACGTGAGCAGGAGATTCATGAGCTCACAAAGCGAAAACTGGAAGAGGATTGTGATGTCAAATAA
- a CDS encoding lysozyme — protein sequence MSNNTKVPIKTLAASAAFFVALIGYEGYSSKPYKDSGGVPTIGIGSTAYENGQRVKMTDKPVTKERAIEISKAHVSKDEIAFRKSLPGVKLSQTEYDVYLDFTYNFGQANWNSSSMRRLLIQGQHRQACDALLKWKYVAKKDCSVRSNNCWGVWTRQVERHSKCMGANS from the coding sequence ATGTCAAATAACACGAAAGTCCCGATCAAAACCCTAGCCGCATCTGCGGCTTTTTTTGTGGCTTTAATTGGCTATGAGGGTTATAGCTCAAAACCCTATAAAGACAGTGGTGGAGTACCGACTATCGGCATTGGCTCCACGGCGTATGAAAACGGACAACGCGTCAAAATGACTGATAAGCCAGTCACTAAAGAACGGGCAATTGAAATATCTAAAGCTCATGTATCTAAAGATGAAATTGCATTTCGAAAATCACTACCGGGTGTAAAGCTCAGTCAAACTGAATACGACGTCTATTTAGATTTTACATACAACTTCGGCCAGGCGAACTGGAATAGCTCATCGATGCGCCGCTTACTCATTCAAGGTCAACATCGGCAAGCCTGTGATGCACTTTTGAAATGGAAATATGTTGCGAAAAAGGATTGTTCAGTCCGATCTAATAATTGCTGGGGCGTCTGGACCCGACAAGTCGAACGACATAGCAAATGCATGGGGGCAAACTCATGA
- a CDS encoding tyrosine-type recombinase/integrase has protein sequence MKIPKPRKRGDAYRIEIMINGKRLSATRDTARECEQWAATKLLEHKSSNGQTVENDAKPPYSFKQLFDEYWDKVGKHSKSKNWILSQYNTFDRKLGVIAHKSIYEITPQDLTLWRNKRIKEVSDNTVLKEISLYSAMFTYAQKEMFLLDSNVWMQITKPSKPESRYRRISQDEINTMLELLEYEIGQVPSKPQHYVAWGFLFAIETAMRRGEILSMQRSEIYDGYVHLPKTKNGTKRNVPLSLFAKELLNLIPHEDEKIIPQTSDAFRQLWERRKLKSNIDDLHFHDTRHEAISRMVKDRKLPVEILAKITGHKKIEVLVNVYYNPDADELVEMFNSQG, from the coding sequence ATGAAAATTCCAAAACCAAGAAAAAGAGGTGATGCTTACAGAATTGAGATTATGATCAATGGTAAGCGTCTTTCTGCCACTCGTGATACAGCGAGAGAATGTGAGCAATGGGCGGCAACAAAATTACTTGAACATAAGTCTAGCAATGGTCAGACTGTAGAAAATGATGCTAAACCACCCTACTCATTCAAACAATTATTTGATGAATACTGGGATAAAGTTGGTAAGCACTCAAAATCAAAAAACTGGATCTTATCCCAATACAATACTTTCGACAGAAAGCTTGGCGTAATTGCGCACAAAAGTATCTATGAAATTACGCCACAAGATTTAACCCTATGGCGAAATAAAAGAATTAAAGAAGTTTCAGATAACACTGTACTCAAAGAAATTTCACTTTATTCTGCAATGTTCACCTACGCACAGAAAGAAATGTTTCTGTTGGATTCAAATGTGTGGATGCAGATCACCAAGCCAAGTAAACCAGAATCGAGATATAGACGAATTTCACAAGATGAAATCAATACAATGCTCGAACTACTAGAGTACGAAATTGGTCAGGTGCCCAGTAAGCCACAACATTATGTTGCATGGGGTTTCTTGTTTGCTATCGAGACAGCAATGCGCCGTGGTGAAATCCTGAGTATGCAGCGCAGTGAGATATATGACGGTTATGTACACTTACCCAAAACTAAAAATGGTACCAAACGAAATGTGCCGCTTTCATTGTTTGCCAAAGAATTACTTAATCTGATACCCCATGAAGATGAAAAGATAATTCCTCAGACTTCAGATGCTTTTAGGCAGTTATGGGAAAGACGAAAATTAAAATCAAATATAGATGATCTGCATTTTCATGACACGCGACATGAAGCGATTTCAAGAATGGTTAAAGATCGAAAGTTACCTGTCGAGATCTTAGCGAAGATCACTGGTCACAAGAAAATAGAAGTACTGGTTAATGTTTACTATAACCCCGATGCCGATGAACTTGTTGAGATGTTTAACTCACAGGGCTAA
- a CDS encoding IS5 family transposase: MPRTMLNDQHWSKLKSIFRHFNIYLKLNLRNFIEAILFRIRTGCPWRDLPKEFGNHNSIFKKYNRWSKNDKLMNIFKLFSKHADKEWIFIDGSHVRAHQHSAGIKHQDISKSIGGNSSKIHLATDSNGNPIDFIISDGTSHDIKIAPALVSKLDLTESEILCADKGYDSESLRNQIEATKTKANIPKKFNTKSSNDYMDWYMYKIRHLVENTFCRLKQFRGVATRYDKLKRNYQSAVALACIYIWLPL; this comes from the coding sequence ATGCCTCGTACAATGTTAAATGATCAACACTGGTCTAAGTTAAAATCTATTTTCAGACATTTTAATATTTATCTCAAATTAAATTTACGAAATTTTATTGAAGCCATCTTATTTCGTATTAGAACGGGATGTCCTTGGAGAGATTTACCTAAAGAATTTGGTAATCATAATTCAATTTTTAAAAAATATAATCGCTGGTCTAAAAATGATAAGCTTATGAATATATTTAAGTTATTTAGTAAACATGCTGACAAAGAATGGATCTTTATTGATGGCAGTCACGTCAGAGCACATCAACATTCAGCAGGAATTAAGCATCAAGACATTTCTAAAAGTATCGGTGGTAATAGCTCTAAAATACATTTAGCAACTGATTCTAATGGTAATCCAATAGACTTTATTATTTCTGACGGGACATCTCATGACATAAAAATTGCCCCAGCCCTAGTATCAAAACTGGATTTGACTGAATCAGAAATACTATGTGCTGATAAAGGTTATGACTCTGAAAGTCTGAGAAATCAAATTGAAGCGACTAAAACAAAAGCGAACATTCCTAAAAAATTCAACACAAAATCTAGTAATGATTATATGGACTGGTATATGTATAAAATCAGGCACTTAGTTGAAAATACATTCTGCAGATTGAAACAGTTCAGAGGAGTTGCTACACGATATGACAAGCTAAAGCGTAATTATCAAAGTGCTGTTGCCTTAGCTTGTATCTATATTTGGTTGCCTCTTTAG
- a CDS encoding IS4 family transposase codes for MWAEQEMGNIDLGDRRRTIRLCEFLNKASQNFQASVSQLSKDQHTRKAYYRLIENPKLDKNIVLEEHIKAVQLRAKEHDTVLCIQDTTELDYSTKSSIKGLGRLNYEARQGMYLHPTLMITPEGVPLGITDMWSWARKAKDEPDIKESLRWKEGYERVCELAEDNPETHYVYIADREGDLHDIIELAEQKQCPADYLIRAKHSRLLQDGSKLFDITKAENILGQIEFTVSSGRGKPSRKATQTIYSKRVQLKSGFWVTIIIAKENNPPKGSTAVIWRLLSNRIVNELDEASQLIDWYRQRWQIEILFNILKTGCLIEERQFNSIDKLEKLFLLYLLISYRILLVTMLSRELPDSSCEILFDREEWHVAYKLYYEKKPPTKPPKLKQMVSIIAQLGGHMGRKGDGDPGVKTIWRGLMQVQTSLHMVNILTKINRVC; via the coding sequence ATGTGGGCTGAGCAGGAAATGGGTAATATTGATTTAGGCGATCGCCGAAGAACGATTCGACTGTGTGAATTTCTAAACAAAGCCAGTCAAAACTTCCAAGCCAGTGTCTCTCAATTGTCTAAAGATCAACATACACGTAAAGCCTATTATCGGTTAATTGAAAACCCTAAACTCGATAAAAATATTGTTTTGGAAGAACACATTAAGGCTGTTCAACTCAGAGCAAAAGAACACGACACCGTACTATGTATTCAAGATACAACCGAATTAGATTACAGCACAAAGTCCTCAATCAAAGGCTTAGGTCGCTTGAATTACGAAGCCCGTCAAGGCATGTATTTACACCCAACATTGATGATTACACCCGAAGGTGTACCTTTGGGTATTACCGATATGTGGTCATGGGCGAGGAAGGCTAAAGATGAACCAGATATCAAAGAAAGTTTACGTTGGAAAGAAGGCTACGAAAGGGTTTGTGAACTAGCCGAGGACAATCCCGAAACTCATTATGTTTATATTGCTGATCGTGAAGGTGACTTGCACGATATCATTGAATTAGCTGAGCAAAAACAATGTCCTGCAGATTATTTGATACGTGCAAAACATTCAAGATTACTACAGGATGGTAGTAAATTATTCGATATCACTAAAGCAGAAAATATACTTGGACAGATCGAATTTACTGTATCAAGTGGACGAGGTAAGCCAAGTCGTAAAGCTACTCAAACGATTTATAGTAAACGCGTTCAACTCAAAAGTGGCTTCTGGGTAACGATTATTATCGCTAAAGAAAATAATCCACCGAAAGGAAGTACAGCAGTGATATGGCGCTTGTTGAGCAATCGCATTGTGAATGAGCTTGATGAGGCAAGCCAATTAATAGACTGGTATCGCCAGCGTTGGCAGATAGAAATTTTATTTAACATTCTAAAAACGGGTTGTCTGATTGAAGAAAGGCAGTTCAATAGCATTGATAAGCTAGAGAAATTATTTTTACTTTATTTATTGATATCATACAGGATATTACTGGTTACGATGCTTTCTAGAGAGCTTCCTGACTCAAGTTGTGAAATATTATTTGATAGAGAAGAATGGCATGTTGCCTACAAACTTTATTATGAAAAAAAGCCACCAACGAAGCCACCGAAGTTAAAACAAATGGTAAGTATTATTGCTCAACTTGGAGGGCATATGGGCAGAAAAGGAGATGGAGACCCTGGCGTAAAAACCATTTGGCGGGGTCTAATGCAAGTACAGACATCTTTGCACATGGTAAATATTCTAACAAAAATAAATAGGGTGTGTTGA
- a CDS encoding superoxide dismutase has translation MSEKDKVAATAAGAESGSSVNTEYKQLPLPYSVDALEPAIDTATMEIHYGKHHKTYVDNLNGQIKNFPELAKLSIEDLQKQISKYNVAVRNNGGGHFNHSFFWECLAPSATAGEPSAELLKKINEDFGSFENFQTKFNDAATSRFGSGWAWLSVKDDGTLVVSSTPYQDNPLMDIAEQQGTPLLGLDVWEHAYYLKYQNRRADYTKAFWSVVNWNKVNERYADFLSA, from the coding sequence ATGAGCGAAAAAGATAAAGTTGCAGCCACCGCTGCAGGGGCAGAGTCAGGTTCTTCTGTGAATACAGAATACAAGCAATTGCCATTACCTTATAGTGTAGATGCATTGGAACCTGCGATCGATACAGCCACGATGGAAATTCATTATGGCAAACATCATAAAACCTATGTTGATAACTTAAATGGTCAAATTAAAAATTTTCCTGAGTTAGCAAAATTATCAATAGAAGATCTTCAAAAACAGATTTCAAAATATAATGTCGCTGTACGTAATAATGGTGGTGGACATTTTAACCATAGTTTCTTTTGGGAATGTTTGGCACCGTCAGCAACAGCCGGTGAGCCATCTGCTGAACTATTGAAAAAAATTAATGAAGATTTTGGTTCATTCGAAAATTTTCAAACAAAGTTTAATGATGCTGCAACCAGTCGTTTTGGTTCAGGTTGGGCATGGTTAAGTGTTAAGGATGATGGTACTTTGGTGGTGAGCTCTACACCATATCAAGATAATCCACTTATGGATATTGCCGAACAACAAGGTACACCCTTATTAGGGCTTGATGTTTGGGAGCATGCTTATTATTTAAAATACCAAAACCGTCGGGCAGACTATACTAAAGCATTCTGGAGTGTAGTGAACTGGAATAAAGTAAATGAACGTTATGCAGATTTTCTGAGTGCTTGA
- a CDS encoding IS3 family transposase (programmed frameshift), translating into MARRPRRNHSDDFKAKVALAAIKGEKTLAELSADFDIHQNQIIDWKNQLIAASAQAFANPKKDTEPQVDLKKLHAKIGEQALEIGFFRKCVEETGPLQPQKLIDDSQQLSVTRQAKLLKVSRGSYYYRPKPTSDSDLKLMRRIDELHLMYPFAGSRMMRDLLRGEGHHIGRRHTRTLMKKMGIRVLYRKPNLSKPNKAHRKYPYLLRGLEITHSNQVWATDITYIPMAKGFVYLCAILDWHSRKVLAHRVSISMESDFCIEALNEAIQKYGAPEIFNTDQGSQFTSDAFISVLTTHEIKISMDGKGRWIDNVMVERLWRSVKYEEVYLKAYSNVADARCQLKLYIDFYNHKRPHSSLDKLTPNEFYYNQLPKQKQVA; encoded by the exons ATGGCGCGTAGACCAAGAAGAAATCATTCAGATGACTTTAAAGCAAAGGTAGCACTTGCTGCAATCAAAGGTGAAAAAACACTTGCTGAGCTAAGTGCTGACTTTGATATTCATCAGAACCAAATTATAGACTGGAAGAATCAACTCATCGCTGCGTCAGCACAAGCCTTTGCAAACCCTAAAAAGGACACAGAGCCGCAAGTCGATTTAAAAAAGCTACATGCTAAAATTGGTGAACAAGCTTTGGAAATTG GATTTTTTAGAAAGTGTGTTGAAGAAACTGGGCCGCTTCAACCACAAAAGTTAATAGACGATTCACAGCAGCTTTCAGTGACTAGGCAAGCCAAGTTACTGAAGGTCTCTCGTGGTAGCTATTACTACCGCCCTAAACCAACAAGCGATTCAGATTTAAAGCTGATGCGTCGTATTGATGAGTTACATCTCATGTACCCCTTTGCAGGGAGCCGAATGATGCGTGATCTATTGCGAGGAGAAGGTCATCATATTGGCCGACGTCATACTCGGACACTGATGAAAAAAATGGGGATACGTGTGCTGTATCGCAAGCCTAATTTGAGTAAGCCAAATAAGGCTCATCGAAAGTACCCTTATTTACTTAGGGGGCTTGAAATTACGCATAGCAATCAGGTCTGGGCAACCGACATCACCTATATCCCAATGGCGAAAGGATTTGTGTACTTATGCGCGATTTTAGACTGGCACAGTCGTAAAGTGTTGGCACATCGAGTATCGATTAGCATGGAGTCAGATTTTTGTATTGAGGCTTTAAATGAAGCTATTCAAAAATATGGTGCCCCAGAAATATTTAATACGGATCAAGGGAGTCAATTCACCAGTGATGCATTTATCAGTGTTCTTACAACACATGAGATTAAAATCAGTATGGATGGCAAAGGTCGTTGGATAGATAATGTCATGGTTGAACGCTTATGGCGAAGTGTTAAATATGAGGAGGTTTATCTCAAAGCGTACAGCAATGTTGCTGATGCAAGATGCCAATTAAAGCTGTACATTGATTTTTATAATCACAAACGACCTCATTCGAGTCTAGACAAATTAACACCGAATGAGTTTTACTATAACCAGTTACCTAAACAAAAACAGGTAGCTTAA